The Sander lucioperca isolate FBNREF2018 chromosome 4, SLUC_FBN_1.2, whole genome shotgun sequence DNA segment GCAGACTATAATTTGTGAAACGGgcaattctaggatcagacctttaggggggctcagccccctaatgagaatgtgacacggacacagtgccttgcaaaaaccccgcctgctaaatcagtaatttcattagccgataatctctgagctagctactgaacaacaatgtcagctaacgtttttttGACGCTaagatggaactaaacctgacactttataagtcacagtgaTAATGACCactttgacacaatgttctaacattcagcaattttagttgcttacgtttcaatttgggttctaatctgcgccatggaattaccaacttcttctctagGGAGTctaaagggtctaaaatcgccaatgTTGTGAAAAGGTTTTTACCTATTTCCCCTCGGTTGCACTGTGAAAATATTAGGTCGTtgccagtgttgggagtaacgcgttacaaaagtaacgcaattacagtaatgtattcctttttgctgtaacgcagtaatataacgcattactaataaaatttcggtaatattatactcgttacagtctcagtaacgcgagttacaacgcattttaacgcaacatttagtggttttttttaagaattcaccaacaccgcgacacatttcttcacaggaaaaaaaaaaagccgtattattttcctgtcgctgtattcgatggttgagatgactgcagagacagatacatttgcgagatggatattattttcaggagttattacactgcgttgaagtgagctgtcctgtttctgttcccgtggtcagaaccagaacccaacaggtgacggtacgtcagcggctgacagatttaaacatgtcgggaattaatgttgaggcttgctacacgtaaatatcattgcattttatcagccgtagagagtaactatgcctgtagtggaatggcttcgaatgacgaccaaaagcgcttgtcttttactgtgaccatttactgttcaatatgtcgcagttttacaaacaagaaagtgaacaacttgagcctgacggacatgttgcatcctatggttgcatctcagtaagctagttTGAAAAAATTCTCATGTACCGGTGATACATTTGACTTAATATGTACTGCACTTTAATTTTCtacttttttaaaaatttcTACTTATATTTGTCTTTGTATATCCACCTCTGGTAATGACTATTTATATTTGTACATACTGGCGTTGTACTTATGTTCtttactaaataaaaaacaaaaaacaaaaaaatctcagtaagctagcaagagtaggctacacaacagacaacttccgtgtagcctacttcaaaataaaaagcacttcctgtgacggttcgcagtaatactaaattactgttaaataaggttgtgtaggctaccttttcacaaatcagctgtaaatcaagtactgtaaataatgttaatagtgagttttaatcacactataattgaacatttcctttagagtgttttaaactaaacaacatgaatttcttattcaagtgctataaacaaacattttacaacaatgccgtacttttaattgagtatttttattttctcctaattgcctattatacgttttacttatctattttttatagctttagttactttgcatatttatattaattatacaaaatatgaataatctatgatgtattaaagtggattcacaagctagctgccaaatcaaacttcccctgttattttggtaaaagtaactcaaaagtaatgcaaaagtagtgtaatgcattacaattcagagacagtaatattgtaatataactaattactctcaaatgacagtaactagtaatctataatgtattacattttggaagtaacttgcccaacactgttcgttgcagccctagtttttattGAACAAGACAATGAGACACTAGTTTGTTACTTTACAAAATGTACTGCTACAGTATTAAACTCTGTTTTTGTCTGATCTATTTATCAACATCCATGTTATCATGCTCCACAACAAGCACAGTCAAAACAGTCACATGATCAACACAGCGAGGCTTTagacagagaagaaaaaaaatacagtaggcctatgtcaTCCCAAAAACTGATAACCATAATCCTTGAAGCTGATGTTGATGATGAGCCAATGAGTTCATCATGGTGACTCATTCAGCTGCTATATTGGCATGACCAGGCCTATGCATAATCAATGAACAAATGGACCGCCTCTCTCTGTCTTAAACAGTCTTGGAACAGCCAACTTATATCCCAAAGGAGAAGAAGACTTGAATGTCTTTGCAGCGTGTCAACACAGAAAGCTCATTATCCACTCAAGAAAAGCCGTAGGAGTTGTTATGACACTGTATCGATTCGCTCTTTGTCACACTCTATTACGTCTGGTGTTAAAACACAGAAATTGACCGTTCAGCAACTCACATGAAACGCAGCTCCGACTCCCGGCGTACCAGGACCTCTCGCAGGCGCTGAATACGAGCCATCTCCACCTCGATCTCCTCTGGAGCCATGGTGCTCTCTGCCATGGACACATCTGAATGACCTGGGAGGCAGAGGTAGAGGAAAACAGGGATGAGTCAAAATGAATaaggaggaataaaaaaaagagaggagggaAACAGGAGACAGGGGGAGGGCAGGAGGAAGAAACTTCTACTATCCTAGTAGTGAACAGTGttagaagaagtattcagatccttcacttaagtaaaagtactaaggGGCATCGGACTGGGGggggaaaggggactgagtacccagggccctcatgtgaggagggcccaaaaaaatgctagaatgaatagctgtggatgcgagaaggggcccatagaaaatgcctttctacagagcccagaattttgtgctacgcccctgaaagtactaataccacgctgTAAAAAGTCCTGCatagaaaatgttacttaagtaaaagtatgtaagtatcatctggaaaatgtacttaaagtattaaaagtaaaagtattcaatgcagaaaaatcatcACATTTTAGAATTTGGAAATGATTAAAACTGTTCTGTCAGTCAACTGtctaatggtctaatcatttcatcaTGACTTGTAGGCCGTattattgttggctagtttaatctataataaaacataggattttataaactacatgtgttcatgtgtatgcaaaaatcttaatttgtaaagtaactagtaactaaagctgtcagatgaatgtagcggagtagaaaatacaatatttccctctgaaatgtaacggagtagaagtagaaagtggcatgaaaggaaaagactcaagtaaagtacaagtacctcaacatttgaacttaagtacagtacttgagtaaatgtacttagatacattccaccactggtagtGAGATTGTTTTTCTCCAACAGGACAGCTCTGCTCTAGACATGTCTACTACTCACTTCTCTTCACTTTGTACACTGCTTCAGAGTTTAAaagcaggagaaaaaaaaacgacctacacgtgactgaatgacagaTTCCAGTGGCACAACACCTGTATCTAATTCAAGATGAAAATCGTAAATGTATTTTCCGTTTTTTTAAGCATGTAATACAGGCACTTTGAGAACCTTGTTTTTAGCAGAAGGTTGTTGAGGAAGAGAAACTAATACCTTCATGGATCAATGAGCAGTTGCGGCGTCTTGCTGATTGGGTTATTTCTCCCTGAACTGGACCACTGACCTCACATTCTCCATATCTGCCAATAACAAACACTTAGTACACTGACCAAACACTTATTGCACTGACCACTGCAAATGCTGCCGCTCCTGCAACAAACTGACCCTACCAGCACCTTACAACATACAAGCAACAGTGTGCATCTTGATTTGCAGATACAAATATATTCCATACGAAGTTGATTGCTTATTAGTGTGTTGTCCTGGTTTCCTCCTCTCTTGTTGCATGTCATCAAGCTTTCTCCCTGCCAATATTCCCATCCGTCTCCATTGCAAATCATTAAAGGAGCACTTCGCCAATGTTACACATGAAGATCAGTTGACTCGTCATGAGGAGTACTActcagcctttaaaaccagtgtATAATATCTTCGGTGGCTCTGGAAGGAGCTTTGTTTGAGAAgatactatataatatatatatatatatatatatatatatatatatatatatatatatatatatatatatcattataaTTTAGGGTTATCTCAGTTTGGTCTTCACACTTCAAAATTGTAACAGAAAACCTGTGTTTCAAACTTGGAAGCGTGGAGTTTGAGAGACATGGATGTTAACCAGATGTTAACcagctgatatatatatatatatatatatatatatagttgttcTTTGTACTGAATTTTGAccttttcaaaaataaatatcTGTCTCTCAGAAGGTCCCCATTACCCAGTAAGTATTATGCAATACTACAATACAATGATATACCACCACTCACGCGTCAAACTTCACTCGGTATCTCTGCAGGCCTGAATCTCAACAGTTATCTTCCACTTTTGTGCAGAACATGAATATTACACAGAGCCAGCAAATGCACTACAGTGAGATTAGATGCCACACCTGATACTTGCTCTCAGGGTTCTGTAAAAACGTTAATCAAATAGCATCCAGATAATCTCATCTGTAATCTCAGTTTATGTGCAGGGGTGGCGAGTGGCTCTGCCCTCTCCTGCCTCTCTGGATTAGCTACGTGCTGTCCTTACAACGATCTTTACTTTATTTCCATTATTGATTGATATGCTGATTTATTTCTTGCTTAAttgattaaatgttttttcctaaatatgtcagaaaataaatagtgaaaaatgtccattacAATTTGCCAGAGTCCAGTGTGATGTCTTTGGGTAATTTAGTTTAAAATCACAGGCAACGAAAACCAGCAAGAGGCTGGAAccagagattttttttgtgcCCTCTTTgcttattttattataaaatatCCATATGGACAAGTACTTGTCCATATGGatattttgttaattgatgTTAATCCTCCCGTCCATACTTGCTGTGAAGCAATCCCCTCCTAACACGACTACACTGTAAGAGGACAAAATCCCCAGTCCACAAGCTGATAGGTCCTTATTCacctaaatataaataaactatTTTCATCTTTAATCAAGAGGTGTCAAATGTGACGCATGACATTTATCCACAGTGTAACATTAGAGGAGTGGATCAGCTCCTTGTCCTCCTGCAGCAACATAAACTGCAGTCTGCGTTTGTGGTACTTTTCATGGATGCTTGCTGAAGACCGAGCTGACTCACCACAGCAGACAGAAGTGTGCACAGGAGGGCCCGGTTTGTTTGTGCCTCACTGATGTTGAATCATCCCCTGACGTGTCTGCTGACAAAAAGACGCTGACACCAAAATCTAACTTTACATCATGAAACTGCAGCAGGATACGAAACACAGCAGGAGCTAAAGTTTGACAAGTGTTTCTTTCTTTATCTCCCTTTTTTCTCtgtgtcttgtttttctttgcACACTCCAGCCACGTGCTTATACAAAACCACCAATAGGACCAAGCTGCATTAAGTAATGGTGGCAAAGTGCCAGCTCAATGATGTCTTTACAGCTCCCTCTCCTCTGAGCAAGCcgctcacacacactcagcatCGAAGACATTACAAGGAACGAACAGCTTCGATACTTCCTAATTAAAAGCAGCTTGTCCACCAGAGACAGGTGGGCTTAACTCTAAGGTTCCAGGCCAACACAAGCAAACCTGCTCCTCTCATCACCTGCAGATATGAAACAGTATCCTCACACATGAATTAATCAGTTTGAATTAGCCCTGTGTCATTAAAACAAACTGGATCAACCGGATTAGGATGTAATGAGGAATAAACAGCCTGGAGAGCCTGGATCGTGCGCGGTGCAGCGCCCCCATGGGGCTCGACAACAGGGAAATGTTAGCATCTGTATGACATCCAATGCAGACGCCCCTGACACATCCCACATCCTGCAGTCACACTGTAGCCTATACACTGCTACTGCTGCAATAGAAACACAGGCAGTATTTAAAAGAGGAGGGGGTTTGCCCTGccttacttttgttttattgtctgtctgtgactgtgtgtgtgtgtgtgtgtgtgtgtgtgtgtgtgtgtgtgtgttagtgtttgtatgtgtgtgcgtgtgtgtgtgtgcgtgtgcgtgtgcgtgtatgtgtgcgtgtgtgtgtgtgcgtgtgcgtgtgtgtgtgtgtgtgtgtgtgtgtgtgtgtgtgtgtggtagacacagagagagagagcaatggCTGGATCCGTGTCTAAAAATATccactgcattttttttttcttcttctccgaCTTAATCTGGAAGTTTCTTTACAGCCTGCTCTCTGTGATTGTTATGAGGTGTTGTCAGTGGAACCAACCAGGATACATCTTAATGGACGCTACCGCTTTGTTGCTTCTGTCAACACATGCGTCATTCATCCAACGTCATCACTTGGGATTTGAGAACAggacaaaataatagaaacatctaACACATCTAAAACGGCTCTGCAGCTGAtgatgctgtaggctagtttgTGGTATTGTTTAGAGCGGAAGTCAactgacataaaaaaaataattgccaATAATTGTCATGCATCAAGCGAAAGGCAAAACATTCTCTGACTCCAGCTTCTCCAATGTGACAATTTGCTGCTTTTAGTAGATTTTATCGAATATCGCTTTTATCATTAAAAGAGGGTTTGGACAGTGggttgaaaaaaacgttttacaGACCAAATGatgaatcaatcaattaattaactgagaaaataattgttaattgcagccctaaataggacaaataaaataaatgcaggACAAAATAATAGGGACATTATTAACAGTAATAacaatgttcatttttttaGCTGAAGCTGAGTTAGAGAGGTGTTTATTCAGCTTTATAGACATTTCTTAGGCTGTAGTCTGTCGTGATGTTGTTATTATTGTGCAGAAACTCTATTTTGTGCTTACCCCCTGTACAATTTTAAGTAATCACTAAAAGTGAGGCATATATTTTATGGATTTGAGAAAAACTTTTAACTAATTTTAACAAATATTCTTTTAAATGTGAAATTCAGAGCAGAGCAGGGTATGGACTTCCAGCTGCTCGTGCTCTCACTTCATGCTTCTGCATCAGCTCGGACTGAATCAAATGAccacaagtttgaaaatgtgcTGGGCTTGCTGTATTTGTGGTGTACTCATTGGCCCAAATCCATTCACAGACCACGCAATATACCCATAGTGAGCATGTAAGGGAATTAATAGGCCCTTTAGCACCGAGGCAGCGCTACCGATCCTAAACCTTTATGAGTCACTATTAACCATTTCAACGCCAACTGCTCACTGGGGTTTCACAGCGAGAGTGACACATTCTGCTGAGAAAACAGAGATGCTAAACTGCCTTTCCGGCCCACCAGGCGGTAAAACAAAATCATATTTCACTTCGAGATGCTCACCTTTGTCCGTTGTCCATGCCGTTTCCGACACGGCGCCGTAGCTCCTGAGCGCA contains these protein-coding regions:
- the LOC116057211 gene encoding bMERB domain-containing protein 1, which translates into the protein MELKKSISDTERALRSYGAVSETAWTTDKGHSDVSMAESTMAPEEIEVEMARIQRLREVLVRRESELRFMMDDIQLCKDIMSLKQELRQIVTVPGTNTHTHTHTHTHIPVWASK